One region of Streptomyces sp. CG4 genomic DNA includes:
- the phoU gene encoding phosphate signaling complex protein PhoU produces MREHYHEELESITDGLVEMANLVGSAIGRATTALLDADLQLAENVISGDERVDDLQRDLEDRAITLLARQQPVATDLRIVVTSLRMSADLERAGDLAQHVAKLARLRYPRSAIPRDLRRTILEMGHLAQRLMVQAAEVLITRDIDAALQLEKDDDRMDFLHRTIFEHLMDDRWHHGVETAVDATLVGRYYERFADHAVGVAQRVVYLVTGEHGDDPLTGQQQDVVVGDEHLA; encoded by the coding sequence ATGCGCGAGCACTACCACGAAGAACTGGAATCGATCACTGACGGCCTTGTGGAGATGGCGAACCTGGTCGGCTCGGCCATCGGCCGAGCCACCACCGCTCTCCTCGATGCCGATCTGCAGCTTGCCGAGAACGTGATCTCGGGCGATGAGAGGGTCGACGATCTGCAGCGCGACCTGGAGGACCGGGCGATCACGCTGCTGGCGCGACAGCAGCCGGTCGCCACGGACCTGCGGATCGTGGTCACCTCACTGCGCATGAGCGCCGATCTGGAGCGGGCGGGAGACCTGGCTCAGCACGTGGCCAAGCTGGCTCGGCTGCGCTATCCCCGAAGCGCGATTCCACGCGACCTGCGCCGAACGATCTTGGAGATGGGCCATCTCGCGCAGCGCCTGATGGTCCAGGCCGCAGAGGTGCTCATCACCCGGGACATCGACGCGGCACTCCAGTTGGAGAAAGACGATGACAGGATGGATTTCCTGCACCGCACGATCTTCGAGCACCTCATGGACGACCGGTGGCATCACGGCGTGGAGACGGCTGTGGACGCCACGCTCGTCGGCCGCTACTACGAACGCTTCGCCGACCATGCCGTGGGAGTGGCTCAACGCGTGGTCTACCTCGTCACGGGCGAGCACGGGGACGACCCGCTCACCGGCCAACAGCAGGATGTCGTAGTGGGCGATGAGCATCTGGCGTAG
- a CDS encoding NACHT domain-containing protein has protein sequence MAEGSGFPRKGPQRPDPATATPELRPWVALMRRVYDELYEGLDPGDRPTVTGLGAAAYLSKSYVSALFSGKRRPPLDKFLLIVTALGGDTDEWEPRWHAARMRQEAGAGEEPDRLLLPGIKEQREGADAGGDGQEAGAAPDVGSTAPGAGALRYPVRRLVRAFVAWVVMTVTWPVRARRDRHEVQMRRRLVKQVRERAAEDLGRAEAHHYLTPRFAILTEKPSEPRSAGHRRRARRARRAEFVPVPTGVTSVRALYEDTDDLVVLGSPGMGKTTQLARLAHRMAVEVLNGPDDREPPYIPVYLRLDTYRGEPIEEWLAAAMTTYEGISGLLVRTWLSEHRLLPVLDGLDEVPERDRPKCVAELRRLRRLCPGMAVGCRTDEADLRRLAQDLRALRYVEIQPPSRQDVQEFLEEDREALADVHAALEEDPELWPLFQSPMMLGFIRLTYRNRPADDLRAPGSLTERRDRIFDAYTRECLRRERPRPDDTPERTLTWLTWLARTLTARGEHVLFLDRLDLSWLSRAEGILPRIIPNVTMPFFAFGLTLVWLTFAVRAGVLHTSLRDAGALALAMAVTVGAQAYLAERHFLQIDEREDGDKAGAGRERGAIALPMMANGPVMFVLLVWLVFVVKADLTSPGCLVVGLAYLWVAVTQMEASYTDVFQPVEQLRWTWRRREYVIHSPMARGTLSVVVWIAIDCLLGYVVHLLCPNPPWIGPAAAFLMGLVYVVGNQFEPSLQDRRPRPNDGVRRTVRFFLVHGFAGLAVGGIGLIVLIGLATPDHDLRRAGFIAILLGALFAVVRGFRYGGLAVLRHWTIRAVLAYRGRTPYRYRRFLHTAEERVLLHRTDSGFFFPHRQLQLHLNTTVEELLPRLTDRATGGGAGTCLPSGAGGAGEWAGWDEAR, from the coding sequence ATGGCAGAGGGTTCCGGCTTCCCACGCAAGGGGCCGCAGCGCCCGGATCCGGCGACAGCCACACCGGAGTTACGGCCCTGGGTCGCGCTGATGCGCCGTGTCTACGACGAGCTCTATGAAGGGCTCGACCCCGGTGACCGCCCCACGGTCACCGGACTGGGCGCCGCCGCCTACCTCAGCAAGTCCTATGTCTCCGCGCTCTTCTCCGGCAAGCGACGCCCGCCCCTGGACAAGTTCCTGTTGATCGTCACGGCGCTGGGTGGGGACACCGACGAGTGGGAGCCACGGTGGCATGCGGCACGGATGCGGCAGGAGGCGGGTGCCGGGGAGGAACCGGATCGTCTGCTGCTTCCTGGGATCAAGGAGCAGCGCGAGGGGGCTGATGCAGGCGGCGATGGCCAGGAGGCCGGTGCCGCGCCCGACGTGGGCTCGACCGCCCCCGGCGCGGGGGCGCTCCGCTATCCCGTCCGGCGACTCGTGCGGGCCTTCGTCGCGTGGGTCGTCATGACCGTCACCTGGCCGGTCCGGGCCCGCCGGGACAGGCATGAGGTACAGATGCGCCGCCGACTGGTCAAGCAGGTCAGGGAGCGGGCAGCCGAGGATCTCGGCCGAGCCGAGGCCCACCACTACCTCACACCACGGTTTGCGATCCTCACCGAGAAGCCGTCGGAACCGAGGAGCGCAGGGCACAGACGCCGCGCCAGAAGAGCCCGGCGGGCCGAGTTCGTGCCGGTGCCGACCGGAGTGACGAGCGTTCGCGCGCTCTACGAGGACACCGACGACTTGGTGGTGCTCGGCAGCCCAGGCATGGGGAAGACCACCCAGCTGGCTCGGCTCGCCCACCGGATGGCCGTGGAGGTGCTGAACGGCCCCGACGACCGCGAACCCCCGTACATTCCGGTCTACTTGCGGCTGGATACCTACCGGGGCGAACCCATCGAGGAGTGGCTGGCCGCCGCGATGACCACTTACGAAGGCATCTCGGGCCTGCTGGTGCGGACCTGGCTGAGCGAGCATCGCCTGCTCCCCGTGCTGGACGGCTTGGACGAGGTGCCGGAACGGGACCGGCCCAAGTGCGTCGCCGAACTCCGGCGCCTGCGCCGGCTCTGCCCGGGCATGGCCGTCGGCTGCAGGACGGACGAGGCCGACCTGCGCCGGCTGGCGCAGGACCTCCGTGCGCTGCGGTACGTCGAGATCCAGCCGCCGAGCCGGCAGGACGTACAGGAGTTCTTGGAGGAGGACCGGGAAGCCCTTGCGGACGTCCACGCCGCGCTGGAGGAAGACCCGGAGCTGTGGCCCTTGTTCCAGTCGCCGATGATGCTCGGCTTCATCAGGCTCACGTACCGCAACCGGCCTGCCGACGACCTGCGCGCCCCCGGCAGCCTCACCGAGCGCCGCGACCGGATCTTCGACGCGTACACGCGTGAGTGCCTGCGCCGGGAGCGCCCGAGGCCGGACGACACCCCCGAGCGAACCCTGACGTGGCTGACCTGGCTCGCCCGGACGCTCACCGCACGCGGGGAGCACGTCCTCTTTCTGGACCGGCTGGACCTGAGCTGGCTGTCCCGCGCCGAGGGGATCCTCCCGCGGATCATCCCCAACGTGACCATGCCGTTCTTCGCCTTCGGGCTCACCCTGGTGTGGCTGACGTTCGCTGTCCGGGCCGGCGTGCTGCACACCAGCCTGCGGGACGCCGGTGCCCTTGCCCTGGCCATGGCAGTCACGGTCGGCGCACAGGCGTACCTGGCGGAGCGGCACTTCTTGCAGATCGACGAACGCGAGGACGGCGACAAGGCCGGCGCCGGCCGGGAGCGCGGGGCGATAGCCCTGCCCATGATGGCCAACGGGCCCGTGATGTTCGTGCTTCTGGTCTGGTTGGTCTTCGTGGTGAAGGCCGATCTGACGTCACCTGGATGCCTCGTGGTGGGTCTTGCCTACCTCTGGGTGGCGGTCACACAGATGGAGGCCAGCTACACAGACGTGTTCCAGCCGGTGGAACAACTGCGGTGGACCTGGCGACGACGCGAGTACGTGATCCACTCACCCATGGCGCGCGGCACGCTGTCCGTGGTGGTGTGGATCGCCATCGACTGCCTGCTCGGATACGTCGTCCACCTGCTCTGTCCGAACCCCCCGTGGATCGGCCCGGCCGCGGCCTTCCTGATGGGACTGGTCTACGTGGTCGGCAACCAATTCGAACCCTCGCTGCAGGACCGCCGCCCGCGCCCCAACGACGGGGTACGCCGCACGGTCCGGTTCTTCCTGGTCCACGGGTTCGCAGGGCTGGCCGTGGGCGGCATCGGCCTGATCGTGCTGATCGGCCTGGCCACGCCCGACCACGATCTGCGCCGGGCCGGCTTCATCGCCATCCTGCTGGGCGCACTGTTCGCCGTGGTCCGGGGTTTCCGCTACGGGGGGCTCGCCGTGCTGCGGCACTGGACGATCAGGGCGGTCCTGGCGTACCGGGGGCGCACCCCCTACCGGTACCGGCGGTTCCTGCACACCGCGGAGGAACGCGTCCTGCTCCACCGCACGGACAGCGGGTTCTTCTTCCCGCACCGCCAGCTTCAACTGCACCTGAACACCACCGTCGAGGAACTCCTGCCAAGGCTGACGGACCGAGCGACGGGTGGCGGCGCTGGGACCTGTCTACCAAGTGGGGCAGGCGGAGCCGGAGAATGGGCGGGGTGGGATGAAGCCCGGTGA
- a CDS encoding TetR/AcrR family transcriptional regulator: MDHRAGNPTGLRERTRRAVQAEIVSTAMRLFLEHGFEATTMEQIANEIGISRRSLFRYFGTKEDIVLGDHAEHGKALRTALEARPAGELPWEALRAALKALYDSLPYSPEDFLKITSMLHASPSLRARQLEKRQQWTDLLVPDIVRRLGATTDPMNELRARALAACALACLETATDAWVRSGGTIDMERAFDEAVAAARG; encoded by the coding sequence ATGGACCATCGCGCGGGCAATCCGACGGGACTGCGGGAGCGCACCCGGCGAGCCGTACAGGCCGAGATCGTCTCCACTGCGATGCGGCTGTTCCTCGAGCACGGATTCGAGGCCACCACCATGGAGCAGATCGCGAACGAGATCGGCATCTCGCGACGCTCACTGTTCCGCTACTTCGGCACCAAAGAGGACATCGTGCTCGGCGACCACGCCGAGCACGGCAAAGCCCTGCGGACCGCGCTGGAAGCGCGTCCAGCCGGCGAACTGCCCTGGGAAGCTCTCCGAGCGGCCCTCAAAGCGCTCTACGACTCGCTCCCTTACTCACCTGAGGACTTCCTCAAGATCACCAGCATGCTGCACGCCTCGCCCTCCCTCCGGGCACGCCAGCTGGAGAAGCGCCAGCAGTGGACGGACCTGCTCGTCCCGGACATCGTGCGACGCCTGGGCGCAACCACGGACCCGATGAACGAGCTGCGGGCCCGCGCGCTCGCCGCCTGCGCCCTGGCCTGCTTGGAGACCGCAACGGACGCCTGGGTGCGCAGCGGCGGCACGATCGACATGGAGCGGGCCTTCGACGAGGCGGTCGCCGCAGCCCGCGGATGA
- a CDS encoding SDR family NAD(P)-dependent oxidoreductase, with translation MSTVDYHGQTTLITGASAGIGAEFARQMAARGSDVVLVARRAERLEKLAAELTAAHGVRAAVIPLDLSLPAAGQTLAEEVARRGLEVTSVVNNAGFGTFGPFHTEDPKRLSQEISVDIVAVVDISRAFIEPLRTAGTGVLVNVASMAAYFPVPNMAVYAAAKAFVLNFTEALWHESRGTGLRVLALSPGATSTEFFDVVGTDAADGGSKRQSPQEVVATALRALDRRTPPPSVISGRLNRAMAALGRTASRRRMVQFMGSTTADRQPVP, from the coding sequence ATGAGCACCGTCGACTACCACGGCCAGACCACCCTCATCACCGGCGCCAGCGCCGGCATCGGCGCCGAGTTCGCCCGACAGATGGCCGCCCGCGGCTCAGACGTCGTCCTCGTTGCCCGCCGCGCGGAACGGCTGGAGAAGCTGGCCGCCGAACTCACCGCTGCTCACGGCGTACGGGCCGCAGTCATCCCCCTCGACCTGAGCCTGCCCGCCGCGGGGCAGACCCTCGCCGAGGAGGTGGCGCGCCGCGGCCTGGAGGTGACCAGCGTCGTGAACAACGCCGGATTCGGTACCTTCGGCCCCTTCCACACCGAGGACCCCAAGCGGCTCAGTCAGGAGATCAGCGTCGATATCGTGGCCGTCGTCGACATCAGCCGGGCATTCATCGAGCCGCTGCGGACCGCCGGCACCGGAGTGCTGGTCAACGTCGCGAGCATGGCCGCGTACTTCCCCGTCCCGAACATGGCCGTCTACGCGGCGGCCAAGGCGTTCGTGCTGAATTTCACCGAGGCTCTGTGGCATGAATCCCGCGGGACCGGGCTGCGGGTTCTCGCGCTGTCGCCCGGTGCGACCAGCACCGAGTTCTTCGACGTCGTCGGCACGGATGCGGCAGACGGCGGCAGCAAGCGCCAGTCCCCGCAGGAGGTCGTTGCCACGGCACTGCGCGCGCTCGACCGCCGCACACCACCGCCGAGCGTCATCTCCGGCCGCCTCAACCGCGCGATGGCGGCCCTGGGGCGCACGGCCAGCCGGCGCCGCATGGTCCAGTTCATGGGGTCCACGACCGCCGACCGCCAGCCGGTGCCGTGA
- a CDS encoding sensor histidine kinase, which translates to MPAVVPALRDRPAYLWGIRVMRLAGLAALLASTAHARPPAGWHGRGLAISCALAVSAAGWLLWIAVEHRQRLLTVALAATALGGGALGGLSPHSVGIAAAAVAAMVVAAALAPETSIAIAVAGALALAVTTIVVGGGTAVMLGYLVLIGAGLGTGFIRLGHIQRADQAEALLEQTRRARQAEAQAAVLHERTRIAREIHDILAHSLGALSMQLEAAQALLQQSPATREDPALGKALGCVGRAGDLARAGLTETRRAVHALREDSALLPELLARLTTGPEQDDTAPAVRLHVEGTVRRLEPDATLAVLRTAQEAVTNAAKHAPGQPVTLTLVYTEDHTMLTASNPLPDATAPRPLGATGAGYGLTGLRERALLAGGTLHTEVMDNTWQVCVTIPA; encoded by the coding sequence ATGCCCGCCGTCGTCCCTGCGCTCCGCGACCGGCCCGCCTATCTATGGGGTATCCGCGTCATGCGGCTCGCCGGTCTGGCGGCCCTGCTCGCCAGCACCGCGCATGCTCGTCCACCCGCCGGCTGGCACGGCCGGGGGCTCGCGATTTCCTGCGCGCTGGCGGTGAGCGCGGCCGGGTGGCTGCTGTGGATCGCCGTGGAGCACCGACAGCGGCTGCTGACCGTGGCCCTGGCCGCGACGGCGCTGGGCGGGGGTGCCCTGGGCGGACTGTCCCCGCACTCGGTCGGCATCGCCGCGGCGGCCGTGGCGGCAATGGTGGTGGCGGCGGCTCTGGCCCCCGAGACGTCCATCGCGATCGCCGTGGCCGGGGCACTCGCCCTGGCCGTGACCACCATCGTGGTCGGCGGCGGTACGGCGGTGATGCTCGGCTACCTGGTGCTGATCGGTGCCGGTCTGGGGACGGGCTTCATCCGTCTCGGCCACATCCAGCGCGCCGACCAGGCCGAGGCGCTGCTGGAACAGACCCGCCGTGCCCGGCAGGCCGAGGCCCAGGCCGCCGTCCTGCACGAGCGTACCCGGATCGCCCGCGAGATCCACGACATCCTCGCCCACTCCCTCGGCGCCCTGTCCATGCAACTCGAAGCCGCGCAGGCACTGTTGCAGCAAAGCCCGGCAACCCGCGAGGACCCCGCCCTGGGCAAGGCCCTCGGTTGTGTCGGCCGGGCCGGGGACCTCGCCCGCGCGGGGCTGACCGAGACCCGCCGCGCCGTTCACGCCCTTCGCGAGGACAGCGCGCTTCTGCCCGAGCTGCTGGCCCGCCTGACCACCGGGCCCGAGCAGGACGACACCGCCCCGGCCGTGCGCCTCCACGTCGAGGGAACCGTCCGCCGCCTGGAACCGGACGCCACCCTCGCCGTGCTGCGCACCGCACAGGAGGCGGTCACCAACGCGGCCAAACACGCCCCCGGCCAACCCGTCACGCTCACCCTCGTCTACACCGAGGACCACACCATGCTCACCGCTTCCAACCCGCTGCCCGACGCCACCGCTCCCCGGCCCCTCGGCGCCACCGGAGCCGGCTACGGCCTGACCGGGCTGCGCGAACGCGCCCTGCTGGCAGGCGGCACCCTTCACACCGAAGTCATGGACAACACCTGGCAGGTGTGCGTCACAATTCCCGCGTGA
- a CDS encoding response regulator has translation MTGTTPPIRVLVVDDQAAVREGLALLLDTLPGIEVVGQAEDGNAAAALARDLQPDVVLMDLNMPHCDGIDATTRILADRPDIRVVVLTTYEDDTSILGALQAGALGYLTKAATRADIERAVKAAAAGQAVLDPAAQRTLLAAATGTPAPAAPAGSAPSDLTAREADVLRLIAEGRSNREIARQLVVSEATVKTHINRIFTKTGSRDRAQAIRYAYTHGYAEPGTSA, from the coding sequence GTGACCGGTACCACGCCCCCCATCAGAGTCCTCGTCGTCGACGACCAAGCCGCTGTCCGGGAAGGACTGGCGCTGCTGCTGGACACCCTCCCGGGTATCGAGGTCGTCGGCCAGGCCGAGGACGGCAACGCCGCAGCTGCGCTCGCCCGCGACCTCCAGCCGGACGTGGTGCTTATGGACCTCAACATGCCGCACTGCGACGGTATCGACGCCACCACCCGCATCCTCGCCGACCGTCCGGACATCCGGGTGGTGGTGCTGACCACCTACGAGGACGACACGTCCATCCTCGGTGCTCTGCAGGCCGGCGCCCTCGGCTACCTGACCAAGGCCGCCACCCGCGCCGACATCGAACGCGCCGTCAAGGCCGCCGCAGCAGGCCAGGCCGTCCTCGACCCCGCCGCGCAGCGCACCCTGCTCGCCGCCGCCACCGGCACACCCGCCCCGGCCGCGCCCGCCGGCTCCGCCCCAAGCGATCTCACCGCCCGCGAGGCGGACGTACTGCGTCTGATCGCCGAGGGCCGGTCCAACCGGGAGATCGCCCGCCAGCTCGTCGTCAGCGAAGCCACCGTCAAAACCCACATCAACCGCATCTTCACCAAGACCGGCAGCCGCGACCGCGCCCAGGCCATCCGCTACGCCTACACCCACGGCTATGCCGAGCCTGGAACGAGCGCGTGA
- a CDS encoding integrase: MSRSTPRAVLIYQHLVNGRDQEMAERLGSMIRKARGEADSWRTVWHVCGKP, from the coding sequence ATGAGCCGCAGCACGCCTCGCGCGGTGCTGATCTATCAGCACCTGGTCAACGGCCGTGACCAGGAGATGGCCGAACGGCTGGGCTCGATGATCCGCAAGGCTCGGGGTGAAGCGGACTCCTGGCGGACCGTGTGGCATGTGTGTGGCAAGCCGTGA
- a CDS encoding DUF6545 domain-containing protein: MALWRGLIDAVPEAVLNSPRCRLCEVLRRGFPRQFLMYRKLIEIRDAILVLHRHIDTTTAQAARSHVATAELSEPLGEATVLACLVREGCRAHVSGGPELPQPYEIVGPPIDNLGQEKAFLLRPAAAYERPLARAFRTPGDHFPGRRDAGAERH; this comes from the coding sequence GTGGCCCTGTGGCGCGGACTGATCGACGCGGTTCCCGAGGCCGTACTGAACTCCCCCCGGTGCCGCCTGTGCGAGGTGCTGCGGCGCGGCTTCCCCCGGCAGTTCCTGATGTACCGGAAGCTGATCGAGATACGCGACGCGATTCTCGTCTTGCACCGCCATATCGACACCACGACCGCACAGGCCGCACGCTCCCACGTCGCGACGGCCGAGCTCTCCGAACCGCTCGGCGAGGCTACCGTCCTGGCCTGCCTCGTCCGCGAGGGCTGCCGGGCTCACGTCTCGGGCGGGCCCGAACTGCCCCAGCCCTACGAGATCGTGGGTCCCCCCATCGACAACCTCGGCCAGGAGAAGGCGTTCCTTCTGAGGCCGGCCGCCGCCTACGAACGCCCGCTCGCCCGCGCTTTCCGTACCCCTGGTGATCACTTCCCGGGCAGGCGTGACGCGGGCGCAGAGCGCCACTAG
- a CDS encoding ABC transporter permease translates to MTAPATVRLPWHEDGRPSKQRAGRLAAEWRAGRMVWRREMIHFFRDRTRVVVSLLQPLVFLYILGVGLSRLVAEGSSDNYLLFLFPGVLVMVAQALAISVGASIVWDRQSGFLREMLVAPVQRSTLLIGKCVGGATVATCQGAVVLASAGLIGVPYRPDLFAALLAELLLAALAMTLMGAVVAVSIRRLQTFNTVLTVLITPMTFLSGLMFPVSALPAWMAALTLLNPLTYAVDIMRRTVLAFQPSHSSQPRFDSFSWAGWHVPSAIAVAVVAAFCATTLIVAVHRLSLTDRRVSVRFLTSCGTPNYRSEQTEIELAVRLFACSSGMSPTSTTRISAKSLKQGRP, encoded by the coding sequence ATGACGGCGCCCGCAACCGTACGCCTGCCGTGGCACGAGGACGGGCGTCCTTCCAAGCAGCGCGCGGGACGCCTCGCAGCCGAGTGGCGCGCCGGCCGTATGGTCTGGCGCCGAGAGATGATCCACTTCTTCCGGGACCGGACCCGAGTGGTGGTGTCACTCCTGCAGCCCCTGGTCTTCCTCTACATCCTGGGCGTCGGTCTGTCCCGCCTGGTGGCCGAGGGGTCCTCCGACAACTATCTGCTCTTCCTGTTCCCCGGCGTCCTCGTGATGGTCGCCCAGGCTCTGGCCATCTCCGTCGGCGCCTCCATCGTCTGGGACCGGCAGAGCGGCTTCCTGCGCGAGATGCTGGTGGCCCCGGTACAGCGCAGCACCCTGCTGATCGGAAAGTGCGTCGGCGGCGCAACCGTCGCCACCTGCCAGGGCGCCGTCGTCCTGGCCAGCGCCGGGCTGATCGGAGTGCCCTACCGGCCCGACCTGTTCGCCGCGCTCCTGGCCGAACTGCTGCTCGCGGCCCTGGCCATGACCCTCATGGGCGCCGTGGTCGCGGTCTCCATCCGTCGGCTCCAGACGTTCAACACCGTCCTCACCGTCCTCATCACACCGATGACCTTCCTGTCGGGCCTGATGTTCCCGGTAAGTGCGTTGCCGGCCTGGATGGCGGCGCTCACCCTGCTCAATCCCCTGACCTACGCCGTCGACATCATGCGGCGCACGGTCCTCGCCTTTCAGCCCAGCCACTCCTCCCAGCCCCGGTTCGACTCCTTCAGCTGGGCGGGCTGGCACGTTCCCTCCGCCATCGCCGTTGCCGTGGTCGCCGCGTTCTGCGCGACAACACTGATCGTGGCTGTCCACCGCCTCTCCCTCACGGACCGACGTGTGTCCGTAAGGTTCCTCACCTCCTGTGGCACGCCGAACTACCGGAGCGAACAAACGGAGATCGAATTGGCTGTTCGCCTGTTCGCCTGTTCGTCAGGAATGTCACCGACATCGACGACGAGAATCAGCGCCAAGTCGCTGAAGCAGGGCCGCCCGTGA
- a CDS encoding PLDc N-terminal domain-containing protein, which yields MTLGALALFFGALLSIVRSDLTGGKVLVWLAFALLAPYLGSLLWFLIGRRNAERRPGIA from the coding sequence GTGACCCTCGGCGCTCTCGCATTGTTCTTCGGCGCTCTGCTCAGCATCGTCAGGTCCGACCTCACCGGCGGGAAGGTGCTGGTCTGGCTCGCTTTCGCCTTGTTGGCCCCTTACCTCGGGAGCCTGCTCTGGTTCCTCATCGGTCGCCGCAACGCCGAGCGCCGGCCAGGCATCGCCTGA
- a CDS encoding DUF1700 domain-containing protein — translation MTITEHPLVKHYLATVTRETAGLSPERRNELLADLEEHIAVALEESTSGDDEVRAVLARLGDPRTIAATALGEERPAPQASRMRILAMLVLLAVTGPLTVFTPPLGLLALIGAIWWLWVAPQWRSRDKATATAAALVPPLFAASQWVLPAGAVNLGVGALFIPFTLAVVALPAAVGVHLLRAASRPA, via the coding sequence GTGACGATCACCGAGCACCCGCTGGTAAAGCACTACCTGGCTACCGTGACGCGCGAGACGGCCGGACTCAGCCCGGAACGCCGCAACGAACTGCTGGCCGACCTCGAGGAGCACATCGCCGTGGCGCTCGAGGAGTCCACCTCCGGCGACGACGAGGTCCGCGCCGTGCTCGCACGCCTCGGCGACCCGCGCACGATCGCGGCGACCGCGCTCGGTGAGGAGCGCCCCGCTCCGCAGGCGAGCCGGATGCGCATCCTGGCCATGCTGGTACTGCTTGCGGTGACCGGACCCCTGACGGTCTTCACCCCTCCGCTGGGCCTCCTTGCCTTGATCGGCGCAATCTGGTGGCTGTGGGTCGCGCCGCAGTGGCGCTCCCGGGACAAGGCGACCGCGACGGCAGCTGCCCTCGTGCCGCCGCTGTTCGCGGCGTCGCAGTGGGTGCTCCCCGCGGGCGCGGTGAACCTCGGCGTCGGAGCGTTGTTCATCCCGTTCACCCTGGCCGTCGTGGCACTCCCGGCCGCCGTCGGCGTCCATCTGCTGAGGGCGGCGAGCCGGCCGGCATGA
- a CDS encoding PadR family transcriptional regulator: MEPDIAGKPVAGKAESQLRKGVLEYCVLAILREGPRYGVELLETLGAVNGMVTSQGTIYPLLSRLRRDGLVETRWQESPSGPPRRYYELTPSGHAALKEFTAIWPHFRDAVDHFITD, encoded by the coding sequence ATGGAACCTGACATTGCAGGTAAGCCTGTCGCGGGCAAGGCGGAGAGCCAGCTCCGCAAGGGAGTGCTGGAGTACTGCGTGCTCGCGATCCTGCGGGAGGGACCGCGCTACGGCGTGGAGCTGCTCGAAACCCTCGGCGCGGTGAACGGCATGGTCACAAGCCAGGGGACCATCTACCCCTTGCTGTCACGGCTACGCCGTGACGGACTGGTGGAGACCCGCTGGCAGGAGTCCCCCAGCGGGCCGCCCCGGCGCTACTACGAGCTGACGCCGTCGGGGCATGCGGCGCTGAAGGAGTTCACCGCCATCTGGCCGCACTTCCGTGACGCGGTCGACCACTTCATCACCGACTGA
- a CDS encoding ATP-binding cassette domain-containing protein → MADAVVAQGLHQRYGTVWAVRGVSFTVEHGEIFALLGRNGAGKTITTEILEGFRGHDLARVDVLGLDPGEKATGRTLREQTGLMLQDIAVEP, encoded by the coding sequence ATGGCTGACGCGGTCGTGGCGCAGGGCCTGCACCAGCGGTACGGCACGGTGTGGGCGGTACGCGGGGTGAGCTTCACCGTCGAGCACGGGGAGATCTTCGCGCTGCTCGGCCGCAACGGAGCGGGCAAGACGATCACCACCGAGATCCTGGAGGGCTTTCGGGGCCACGACTTGGCACGGGTCGACGTGCTCGGTCTGGACCCGGGTGAGAAGGCCACCGGGCGCACCCTGCGCGAGCAGACCGGGCTGATGTTGCAGGACATTGCTGTCGAGCCGTAA
- a CDS encoding YceI family protein, translating to MRGTFAIRGGTVEVTEPPSGSRVHAEIDAVSLRTGNARRDATVRSAKFLDTDRYPLITSPPTGWAPLRSPAP from the coding sequence GTGCGCGGCACCTTCGCGATCCGCGGCGGCACCGTCGAAGTGACCGAGCCGCCCTCCGGGTCGAGAGTGCACGCGGAGATCGACGCGGTGAGTCTCCGTACGGGCAACGCCCGGCGAGACGCCACCGTACGGTCGGCGAAGTTCCTGGACACCGACCGGTACCCGCTGATCACTTCGCCTCCGACCGGGTGGGCGCCACTACGATCGCCGGCACCCTGA